A window of the Henckelia pumila isolate YLH828 chromosome 3, ASM3356847v2, whole genome shotgun sequence genome harbors these coding sequences:
- the LOC140893195 gene encoding B-box zinc finger protein 20, with protein MKIQCDECGKEAYVFCTADEAALCRNCDDRIHNANKIARKHPRFSLQHPLCKESPSCDVCQERRALLFCQEDRALLCKECDVPVHRANEHTSKHNRFLLTGVKISPAADSEHQATTSPVKNSATNDVSFQWNSVSNHSEQMSNLYGYDDESSQRLVDQQGSASTSGISEYLMESLPGWHVEDLMDPSPFRFL; from the exons ATGAAGATTCAATGCGATGAATGTGGGAAGGAAGCATATGTTTTCTGCACCGCGGATGAGGCAGCCCTTTGCCGAAACTGCGACGATCGAATCCACAACGCCAACAAAATTGCCCGCAAACATCCCCGTTTCTCCCTTCAACACCCTCTCTGCAAAGAGTCCCCCAGCTGCGACGTTTGCCAG GAAAGGAGGGCGTTACTGTTTTGCCAAGAAGACAGGGCTTTGCTTTGCAAAGAGTGTGATGTTCCAGTACACAGAGCCAATGAACACACCAGCAAGCACAACAGGTTTCTGCTCACAGGAGTCAAGATTTCGCCAGCCGCCGATTCCGAACACCAAGCTACCACTTCCCCCGTCAAGAATTCAGCAACCAACGACGTAAGTTTCCAATGGAATTCTGTTTCAAATCATTCAGAACAAATGTCGAATCTTTACGGGTACGATGACGAATCGAGTCAGCGGCTGGTTGACCAGCAGGGCTCTGCTTCAACCAGTGGCATATCAGAGTATTTGATGGAGAGTTTGCCTGGTTGGCATGTTGAGGATTTGATGGATCCTTCTCCATTTCGGTTTCTTTGA
- the LOC140892155 gene encoding pentatricopeptide repeat-containing protein At2g41080, whose protein sequence is MTSVFDLLWSDSSLWSSLLKACVQYRSLFVARQLHSIMITGGRSRFKFWSNHLIHAYTKLGMLKTAVDMFDRMPQRNVMSYNILLGGHMLNGELGAAIEVFNNMGERNSATWNAIITGLIKFEDNEEGLRLFLRMHACGFLPDAYTLGSILRGCAGLKDLNRGKQAHGYAIRSGLEFDLIVGSSLGNMYMRCGSLREGGNVIQLMPVHNVVACNTLIAGLVQNGCPVGALDQYNVMKMAGFRPDKITFVSVISSCSELATLGQGQKIHAEAVKAGAMSVAGVISSLVSMYSRCGCLDDAVTVFGEKKGVQEDLVLWSSMIAAYGFHGRGQEAIELFDMMELEGLQANDVTFLSLLYSCSHCGLREKGLEFFDLMVQKYGLQPQVKHHTCIVDLLGRAGRLEEAEAFIRSMSVKPDVVIWKTLLSACKIHKNPDMAERACEEILKIDPQDSASYVLLANTQASAQRWLDVSEVRKTMRERMVKKEPGISWFERKNRVHSFATGDNSHPQSEEIGLYLKELTDELKLLGYVPDTGVVLHDTDMEEKEYNLEHHSEKLALAYALMSTPDGFSIRIMKNLRVCDDCHVVIKYISIVKNREIIVRDASRFHHFKNGHCSCGDYW, encoded by the coding sequence ATGACCTCTGTCTTCGATCTTCTCTGGTCGGACTCATCTCTCTGGTCCAGCCTCCTCAAAGCATGCGTCCAATACCGCTCGCTTTTCGTAGCACGGCAGCTCCATTCCATCATGATTACTGGAGGGCGTTCGAGATTCAAGTTCTGGTCCAACCACCTGATCCATGCTTACACCAAACTGGGAATGCTAAAAACTGCTGTCGATATGTTCGACAGAATGCCACAAAGGAATGTCATGTCATATAACATCTTGCTTGGTGGACACATGCTGAATGGCGAATTGGGTGCTGCGATTGAGGTTTTTAACAACATGGGTGAGAGGAATTCAGCCACATGGAATGCGATTATTACAGGCTTGATCAAGTTTGAGGACAATGAGGAGGGGTTGAGGTTGTTCTTGAGAATGCACGCTTGTGGGTTTCTGCCTGATGCGTACACACTCGGGAGCATTTTGAGGGGATGTGCTGGACTGAAGGATTTGAATAGAGGAAAACAAGCTCATGGTTATGCGATTAGATCGGGGCTGGAGTTTGATTTGATCGTCGGCAGTTCGTTAGGAAATATGTATATGAGGTGTGGTAGTTTGAGAGAAGGCGGGAATGTGATTCAATTAATGCCGGTACATAATGTTGTTGCTTGTAATACACTTATTGCTGGGTTGGTGCAGAATGGGTGTCCCGTGGGTGCACTAGATCAATACAATGTAATGAAAATGGCTGGGTTTCGACCTGATAAGATCACCTTTGTAAGTGTGATTAGCTCGTGTTCTGAGCTGGCCACTCTTGGGCAGGGCCAGAAGATTCATGCTGAGGCTGTAAAAGCAGGGGCAATGTCGGTTGCTGGAGTTATTAGTTCCCTCGTTAGCATGTATTCGCGATGTGGCTGTTTGGATGATGCTGTTACCGTTTTTGGGGAGAAGAAAGGAGTTCAAGAAGATCTTGTTTTGTGGAGCTCGATGATTGCCGCGTATGGTTTTCATGGAAGAGGACAGGAGGCTATTGAATTATTCGACATGATGGAACTTGAAGGACTGCAAGCAAATGATGTCACATTCTTGAGCTTACTCTATTCCTGTAGTCACTGTGGATTAAGAGAGAAAGGACTTGAATTTTTCGATTTGATGGTGCAGAAGTATGGACTGCAGCCTCAAGTTAAACATCATACATGCATAGTTGATCTCCTAGGGAGAGCTGGCCGTTTGGAGGAAGCAGAAGCTTTTATTCGATCCATGTCTGTAAAGCCTGATGTTGTCATCTGGAAAACCTTGCTATCAGCTTGCAAAATTCATAAAAACCCAGACATGGCGGAAAGAGCATGTGAAGAAATATTGAAAATCGATCCTCAAGATTCCGCATCATATGTGCTCCTTGCAAATACCCAAGCTTCTGCTCAAAGATGGCTGGATGTGTCAGAGGTAAGGAAAACAATGAGGGAAAGAATGGTCAAGAAAGAACCTGGGATAAGCTGGTTCGAAAGGAAGAATCGGGTGCATAGTTTCGCAACGGGTGATAATTCCCATCCGCAATCGGAAGAGATTGGATTGTACTTGAAAGAACTAACAGATGAACTCAAACTACTCGGGTATGTACCTGACACAGGCGTCGTTCTCCACGATACGGATATGGAGGAAAAGGAATATAATTTGGAACACCACAGTGAAAAACTAGCTCTGGCTTACGCTCTAATGAGCACTCCAGATGGCTTTTCCATTAGGATAATGAAGAATTTACGGGTGTGTGATGACTGTCATGTTGTTATAAAGTACATATCGATCGTCAAAAACCGAGAAATCATTGTCCGGGATGCTAGCAGGTTTCACCATTTCAAGAATGGACATTGCTCGTGTGGAGATTATTGGTAa